One segment of Streptomyces sp. NA02950 DNA contains the following:
- the rsgA gene encoding ribosome small subunit-dependent GTPase A: protein MRRYGKHTDEDDVRVRPNRKGNRPRTNIRPKHEDATEGFVLTVDRGRLTVLVEDRTILAMKARELGRKGVVVGDRVAVVGDLSGDKDTLARIVRVEERSSVLRRTADDDDPYERVVVANAEQLAIVTALADPEPRPRLIDRCLVAAFDAGLEPLLFLTKSDLAPADTLLETYEALGVPYVVTNRDELTDGQAAERVRERLADRITVFVGHSGVGKTTLVNALVPDRRRATGRVNAVTGRGRHTTTSALALPLPDDKGWVIDTPGVRSFGLHHVDPARVIHAFPDLQPGTAECPRACSHDEPDCALDQWVADGHADPARLYSLRRLLATRERREGD from the coding sequence ATGCGCCGCTACGGCAAGCACACCGACGAGGACGACGTCCGGGTCCGCCCCAACCGCAAGGGGAACCGCCCGCGCACCAACATCCGCCCCAAGCACGAGGACGCCACCGAGGGGTTTGTGCTGACGGTCGACCGCGGACGGCTCACCGTCCTGGTCGAGGACCGCACCATCCTCGCCATGAAGGCCCGTGAGCTGGGCCGCAAGGGTGTTGTGGTGGGCGACCGGGTCGCCGTCGTCGGCGATCTGTCCGGCGACAAGGACACCCTGGCCCGGATCGTCCGGGTCGAGGAACGCTCCTCGGTGCTGCGCCGGACCGCCGATGACGACGACCCGTACGAGCGGGTGGTGGTCGCCAACGCCGAGCAGCTGGCGATCGTCACCGCGCTCGCCGACCCCGAGCCCCGGCCGCGGCTGATCGACCGCTGTCTGGTGGCCGCCTTCGACGCGGGTCTGGAGCCGCTGCTCTTCCTCACCAAGTCCGATCTGGCCCCGGCCGACACGCTGCTGGAGACATACGAGGCACTGGGCGTGCCCTATGTCGTTACCAACCGGGACGAACTGACCGACGGTCAGGCGGCGGAACGGGTGCGGGAGCGGCTCGCGGACCGGATCACGGTTTTTGTCGGCCACTCCGGCGTGGGCAAGACGACCCTGGTCAACGCGCTGGTGCCGGACCGCAGGCGGGCCACCGGCCGGGTGAACGCGGTCACCGGCCGCGGCCGCCACACCACCACCTCGGCGCTCGCCCTCCCCCTCCCGGACGACAAGGGATGGGTGATCGACACCCCCGGGGTGCGCTCCTTCGGGCTGCACCACGTGGACCCGGCGCGGGTCATCCACGCCTTCCCGGACCTGCAGCCGGGCACGGCGGAGTGTCCGCGCGCATGCAGCCACGACGAGCCGGACTGCGCGCTGGACCAGTGGGTGGCCGACGGCCACGCCGACCCGGCCCGGCTGTACTCGCTGCGGCGGCTGCTCGCCACCCGGGAGCGGCGCGAGGGGGACTGA
- a CDS encoding TetR/AcrR family transcriptional regulator, with protein MPAARESLLDAAYTALAEGSWAAVRMVDVAAAAGVSRQTLYNEFGGKDGLARALLRREADAYLSGLEQALTQPPGPVDPGERLAAAAVWTVRTATENPLVRAVLTGCWGDRLPAPVRLDPAPPRPSRSLRPRAAERAETMAPLPTPVELLSQVRERSVRLLADQWPRGGPGELARACDTAARLALAYVVAPAPAADVATVVRGALTSAPLSEPSRRAGALSPRR; from the coding sequence GTGCCCGCAGCGCGCGAATCCTTGTTGGACGCGGCCTACACCGCGCTCGCGGAAGGCTCCTGGGCGGCGGTCCGGATGGTCGATGTCGCCGCGGCCGCCGGGGTCTCGAGGCAGACCCTCTACAACGAGTTCGGCGGCAAGGACGGACTGGCCCGCGCCCTGCTGCGGCGCGAGGCGGACGCCTATCTGAGCGGGTTGGAACAGGCGCTCACCCAGCCGCCCGGCCCCGTGGACCCCGGGGAGCGGCTGGCCGCCGCGGCCGTCTGGACGGTACGGACCGCGACCGAGAATCCGCTGGTGCGGGCGGTGCTCACGGGCTGCTGGGGGGACCGGCTGCCCGCGCCCGTACGGCTCGACCCGGCGCCCCCGCGGCCGTCGCGCTCGCTGCGGCCCCGGGCCGCGGAGCGGGCGGAGACCATGGCGCCGCTGCCCACGCCGGTCGAACTGCTGAGCCAGGTCCGGGAGCGGTCGGTGCGGCTGCTGGCGGATCAATGGCCACGCGGCGGACCGGGGGAGCTGGCCCGCGCCTGCGACACCGCCGCGCGGCTGGCGCTGGCGTATGTGGTCGCCCCCGCCCCGGCGGCGGACGTGGCGACGGTGGTGCGCGGTGCGCTCACCTCCGCGCCGCTCAGTGAGCCGAGCCGGAGAGCTGGAGCCCTATCACCCCGACGATGA
- a CDS encoding catalase, with product MTVQENIAGPLTTESGAPVADNQNSETAGAGGPGLIQDQHLIEKLAHFNRERIPERIVHARGAGAYGTFTVTADVTRYTRAAFLSEVGKQTETFLRFSTVAGNLGSADAVRDPRGFALKFYTEEGNYDLVGNNTPVFFIKDAIKFPDFIHTQKRDPYTGSQEADNVWDFWGLSPESTHQVTWLFGDRGIPASYRHMDGFGSHTFQWNNDAGEVFWVKYHFKTDQGIKNLTSEEAEVIAGKDPDSHQRDLREAIERGDFPGWTVQVQIMPEADAATYRFNPFDLTKVWPHEDYPPIEIGKLELNRNPRNIFAEVEQSIFSPAHLVPGIGPSPDKMLQGRLFAYGDAHRYRVGINADHLPVNRPHATEARTHGRDGLLYDGRHAGAKNYEPNSFGGPAQTGRPLWQPVAVSGRTGDHETPSHAEDDDFVQAGNLYRLMSDEEKERLIANLAGFISQVSRDDIAQRAIENFRKADADYGKRLEAAVQALRG from the coding sequence GTGACGGTCCAGGAGAACATCGCTGGTCCGCTGACCACGGAGTCCGGCGCTCCGGTGGCGGACAACCAGAACAGCGAGACGGCCGGTGCCGGCGGTCCGGGTCTGATCCAGGACCAGCACCTGATCGAGAAACTGGCCCACTTCAACCGCGAGCGGATCCCGGAGCGGATCGTCCACGCGCGCGGCGCCGGTGCGTACGGCACCTTCACGGTGACCGCCGATGTGACGCGTTACACCCGCGCCGCGTTCCTCTCCGAGGTCGGCAAGCAGACCGAGACGTTCCTGCGCTTCTCCACGGTGGCCGGCAACCTCGGCTCGGCGGACGCGGTGCGCGACCCGCGCGGTTTCGCGCTGAAGTTCTACACCGAAGAGGGCAATTACGACCTCGTCGGGAACAACACCCCGGTGTTCTTCATCAAGGACGCCATCAAGTTCCCCGACTTCATCCACACCCAGAAGCGCGACCCGTACACCGGCTCGCAGGAGGCGGACAACGTCTGGGACTTCTGGGGCCTGTCGCCCGAGTCCACCCACCAGGTCACCTGGCTGTTCGGCGACCGCGGCATCCCCGCCTCGTACCGCCACATGGACGGCTTCGGCTCGCACACCTTCCAGTGGAACAACGACGCCGGTGAGGTCTTCTGGGTCAAGTACCACTTCAAGACCGACCAGGGCATCAAGAACCTCACCTCCGAGGAGGCCGAGGTGATCGCGGGCAAGGACCCCGACAGCCACCAGCGCGATCTGCGCGAGGCCATCGAGCGCGGGGACTTCCCGGGCTGGACCGTCCAGGTGCAGATCATGCCCGAGGCGGACGCGGCGACCTACCGCTTCAACCCGTTCGACCTGACCAAGGTCTGGCCGCACGAGGACTACCCCCCGATCGAGATCGGCAAGCTGGAGCTCAACCGCAACCCGCGGAACATCTTCGCCGAGGTCGAGCAGTCGATCTTCTCGCCGGCCCATCTGGTGCCGGGCATCGGCCCGTCCCCGGACAAGATGCTCCAGGGCCGGCTGTTCGCCTACGGCGACGCCCACCGCTACCGCGTCGGCATCAACGCCGACCACCTGCCGGTGAACCGTCCGCACGCCACCGAGGCGCGCACCCACGGCCGGGACGGCCTCCTGTACGACGGCCGTCACGCGGGCGCCAAGAATTACGAGCCGAACAGCTTCGGCGGCCCGGCGCAGACCGGTCGGCCGCTGTGGCAGCCGGTCGCGGTCTCCGGCCGCACCGGTGACCACGAGACTCCCTCACACGCCGAGGACGACGACTTCGTCCAGGCGGGCAACCTCTACCGGCTGATGTCGGACGAGGAGAAGGAGCGCCTGATCGCCAACCTCGCGGGGTTCATCTCGCAGGTGTCGCGCGATGACATCGCGCAGCGGGCGATCGAGAACTTCCGCAAGGCGGACGCCGACTACGGCAAGCGACTGGAGGCCGCGGTCCAGGCCTTGCGCGGCTGA
- a CDS encoding cyclic nucleotide-binding/CBS domain-containing protein, which translates to MHVRDAMSSVVLTIGPAHTLRQAARLMSDRRVGSAIVLDPDTSGLGIITERDILNSLGAGQDPDHETAHAHTTADVVFAAPGWTLDEAARTMAHGGFRHLVVLDAGDPVGVVSVRDIIRCWAPVPQPAMA; encoded by the coding sequence ATGCACGTCCGTGACGCCATGAGCTCGGTGGTCCTCACCATCGGCCCCGCGCATACGCTCCGCCAGGCCGCCCGGCTGATGTCGGACCGCCGGGTCGGATCGGCCATCGTGCTCGATCCCGACACCAGCGGCCTCGGCATCATCACCGAGCGCGACATCCTCAACTCCCTGGGCGCGGGCCAGGATCCGGACCACGAGACCGCACACGCCCACACCACCGCCGACGTCGTCTTCGCCGCCCCCGGGTGGACGCTGGACGAGGCGGCGCGCACGATGGCCCATGGCGGTTTCCGCCATCTCGTCGTGCTCGACGCGGGTGATCCCGTCGGGGTGGTCTCGGTGCGCGACATCATCCGCTGCTGGGCCCCGGTCCCGCAGCCCGCGATGGCCTGA
- the hisN gene encoding histidinol-phosphatase: MPDYHDDLRLGHVLADAADATTMERFKALDLQVETKPDMTPVTEADKAAEELIRSQLQRARPRDAVLGEEFGSEGSGPRRWVIDPIDGTKNYVRGVPVWATLIALMERGEGGDRPVVGVVSAPALGRRWWAAEGLGAYTGRSLSSASRLRVSGVTRLADASFAYSSLSGWEERGKLDGFLGLTRACWRTRGYGDFWPYMMVAEGSVDICAEPELSLWDMAANAVIVQEAGGRFTGLDGVPGPNSGDAAASNGLLHGPLLDHLRS; this comes from the coding sequence ATGCCCGACTACCACGATGACCTGCGCCTCGGCCATGTGCTGGCCGACGCCGCCGACGCCACGACCATGGAGCGGTTCAAGGCCCTCGACCTCCAGGTCGAGACCAAACCCGACATGACACCGGTGACCGAGGCCGACAAGGCGGCCGAGGAACTGATCCGCAGCCAGTTGCAGCGCGCCCGGCCGCGTGACGCCGTGCTCGGCGAGGAGTTCGGCAGCGAGGGCAGCGGACCGCGCCGCTGGGTCATCGACCCGATCGACGGCACCAAGAACTACGTCCGCGGGGTCCCGGTCTGGGCCACCCTGATCGCGCTCATGGAGCGCGGCGAGGGCGGCGACCGGCCGGTGGTCGGGGTGGTCTCGGCTCCGGCCCTGGGCCGCCGCTGGTGGGCCGCCGAGGGGCTCGGGGCGTACACCGGACGGAGTCTGTCGTCCGCCAGTCGGCTGCGGGTCTCCGGGGTGACCCGGCTCGCCGACGCCTCGTTCGCGTACTCCTCGCTCAGCGGCTGGGAGGAGCGGGGGAAGCTGGACGGCTTCCTGGGGCTGACCCGCGCCTGCTGGCGCACCCGCGGCTACGGCGATTTCTGGCCGTACATGATGGTCGCCGAGGGCTCGGTGGACATCTGCGCCGAGCCGGAGCTGTCGCTGTGGGACATGGCGGCGAACGCGGTGATCGTCCAGGAGGCGGGCGGCCGCTTCACCGGGCTGGACGGGGTACCGGGTCCGAACAGCGGCGATGCGGCGGCATCCAACGGACTGCTCCACGGACCGCTGCTGGATCACCTCCGGTCCTGA
- a CDS encoding Fur family transcriptional regulator, with protein sequence MSDLLERLRGRGWRLTAQRRVVAEVLDGDHVHYTADEVHALAADRLPEISRATVYNTLGELVSLGEVIEVSTDGRAKRYDPNAHHAHQHLVCARCGTIRDVHPTGDPLADLPAPERFGFAVSAVEVTYRGLCPDCAAA encoded by the coding sequence ATGAGTGACCTGCTGGAACGGCTCCGGGGACGGGGCTGGCGACTGACCGCGCAGCGGCGTGTGGTCGCCGAGGTCCTCGACGGGGACCACGTGCACTACACCGCCGACGAGGTTCACGCGCTGGCGGCCGACCGCCTGCCCGAGATCTCGCGCGCCACGGTGTACAACACCCTCGGTGAGCTCGTCTCTCTCGGCGAGGTGATCGAGGTCAGCACCGACGGCCGGGCCAAGCGCTACGACCCGAACGCCCACCACGCCCACCAGCACCTGGTGTGCGCGCGGTGCGGCACGATCCGCGATGTCCACCCCACCGGTGACCCGCTGGCCGACCTCCCGGCGCCGGAGCGCTTCGGCTTCGCGGTCTCCGCGGTCGAGGTGACCTATCGCGGACTGTGCCCCGACTGCGCGGCCGCCTGA
- the aroA gene encoding 3-phosphoshikimate 1-carboxyvinyltransferase, which translates to MTGIETSPGAHPALWPAPTADGAVDATVTVPGSKSVTNRGLILAALAAEPGWLRRPLRSRDTLLMAEALRAMGVGIEEGVGPDGGGEVWRIIPAGLHGPATVDVGNAGTVMRFLPPVAALADGPVRFDGDPRSHERPLHGVIDALRALGARIDDDGRGALPMTVHGGGALDGGPVRIDASSSSQFVSALLLSAPRFNQGVEVRHVGAALPSLPHIRMTVDMLRAVGARVDTAEAGGERGVWRVAPSALLGRDLVVEPDLSNAAPFLAAALVTGGRVTIPDWPEHTTQPGDELRRIFVEMGGSCELTETGLTFTGTGRITGIDADLHEVGELTPVIAAVAALADSESVLRGIGHLRLHETDRLAALAKEINGLGGEVTETEDSLRIVPAPLRGGIFHTYEDHRLATAAAVIGLAVEDVQIENVATTAKTLPDFPGLWTGMLDATTPSARRA; encoded by the coding sequence ATGACCGGCATTGAGACCTCCCCGGGCGCACACCCCGCCCTCTGGCCCGCTCCGACCGCCGACGGAGCGGTGGACGCGACCGTCACCGTGCCCGGATCCAAGTCGGTTACCAACCGCGGTCTGATCCTGGCCGCGCTCGCCGCCGAACCCGGCTGGCTGCGCCGTCCGCTCCGCTCCCGCGACACCCTGCTGATGGCCGAGGCGCTGCGGGCGATGGGCGTGGGCATCGAGGAGGGCGTCGGCCCCGACGGCGGCGGTGAGGTGTGGCGGATCATCCCGGCGGGGCTGCACGGCCCGGCCACCGTCGACGTCGGCAACGCGGGCACCGTGATGCGCTTCCTGCCGCCGGTCGCCGCCCTGGCCGACGGCCCGGTCCGGTTCGACGGCGACCCGCGCTCGCACGAGCGCCCGCTGCACGGAGTGATCGACGCGCTGCGCGCGCTCGGCGCCCGGATCGACGACGACGGCCGCGGCGCGCTGCCGATGACCGTCCACGGCGGCGGAGCGCTGGACGGTGGCCCGGTGCGGATCGACGCCTCGTCCTCGTCCCAGTTCGTCAGCGCGCTGCTGCTGTCCGCGCCGCGCTTCAACCAGGGTGTCGAGGTGCGCCATGTCGGCGCCGCGCTGCCCTCCCTGCCGCACATCCGGATGACCGTGGACATGCTGCGCGCCGTGGGCGCCCGGGTGGACACCGCCGAGGCGGGCGGCGAGCGGGGTGTCTGGCGGGTGGCGCCGAGCGCGCTGCTCGGCCGCGACCTGGTCGTCGAGCCGGACCTGTCCAACGCGGCGCCGTTCCTGGCCGCCGCCCTGGTCACCGGCGGTCGGGTGACCATCCCCGACTGGCCCGAGCACACCACCCAGCCCGGGGACGAGCTGCGCCGGATCTTCGTCGAGATGGGCGGCTCCTGCGAGCTGACCGAGACCGGTCTGACCTTCACCGGCACCGGCCGGATCACCGGTATCGACGCCGATCTGCACGAGGTGGGCGAGCTCACCCCGGTGATCGCGGCGGTCGCGGCGCTCGCCGACTCCGAGTCGGTGCTGCGCGGCATCGGCCATCTGCGGCTGCACGAGACCGACCGGCTCGCCGCCCTCGCCAAGGAGATCAACGGGCTCGGCGGCGAGGTCACCGAGACCGAGGACAGCCTGCGCATCGTCCCGGCCCCGCTGCGCGGCGGGATCTTCCACACCTACGAGGACCACCGGCTGGCCACCGCCGCCGCCGTCATCGGTCTGGCCGTCGAGGACGTCCAGATCGAGAACGTGGCGACCACCGCCAAGACCCTGCCCGACTTCCCCGGCCTGTGGACCGGCATGCTCGACGCGACGACACCCTCGGCGCGGAGAGCCTGA
- a CDS encoding multidrug efflux SMR transporter, whose amino-acid sequence MAWLLVVVAGLLETGFAVCLKLSHGFTRVWPTIAFCVFALGSFGLLTLALKKLDVGPAYAVWTGIGAAGTAIYGMVFLGDLVSTLKIVSISLVIVGVIGLQLSGSAH is encoded by the coding sequence ATGGCGTGGCTGCTGGTCGTGGTCGCCGGGCTCCTCGAGACCGGGTTCGCCGTCTGTCTCAAGCTCTCGCACGGCTTCACCCGCGTCTGGCCCACGATCGCCTTCTGTGTGTTCGCCCTCGGCAGCTTCGGACTGCTGACGCTGGCGCTGAAGAAGCTGGACGTGGGCCCGGCGTACGCGGTGTGGACGGGGATCGGGGCGGCCGGCACCGCGATCTACGGCATGGTCTTCCTCGGCGATCTGGTCTCCACCCTCAAGATCGTCTCCATCAGCCTGGTCATCGTCGGGGTGATAGGGCTCCAGCTCTCCGGCTCGGCTCACTGA